Proteins encoded within one genomic window of Aspergillus nidulans FGSC A4 chromosome VII:
- a CDS encoding uncharacterized protein (transcript_id=CADANIAT00009013), protein MKTAYITALAALAASVVAAPTRITQDLETVTQSLDLPIASASATISSVASKATTGASGQLLHDVGSQVKDVLEVTGPNAKRLLIQLSPEVAGLLAQLGLPAVGTPVGTIVASASSVGDLVKNLGRPVEGLLTVVGEGGEYLLIQLAPSLTGLLSGLGLPGVGVPVGSVVATVGQNLKRDGMVVGDNIPKVQDILEVTGTDAQRLLIQLSPEVASLVSGLNLPTVGEPIGEVVEEASSIGELVNHTGAPTDELLTVVGSDGKALLIKLAPSVAHLLGGLGLSSVGSSVGSIIATLGNNL, encoded by the coding sequence ATGAAGACTGCCTACATCACTGCCCTCGCGGCCCTTGCCGCCTCCGTTGTGGCTGCTCCCACCAGGATCACCCAGGACCTCGAGACCGTTACCCAGTCTCTTGACCTCCCCATCGCCAGTGCTAGCGCCACCATCAGCAGCGTCGCCAGCAAGGCCACCACCGGTGCCAGCGGACAGCTTCTGCATGACGTTGGCTCTCAGGTCAAGGACGTCCTTGAGGTCACTGGCCCCAACGCCAAACGCCTCCTCATTCAGCTCAGCCCTGAGGTTGCCGgtctccttgcgcagctcgGCCTCCCTGCTGTCGGCACCCCCGTCGGCACCATcgtcgccagcgccagctctGTCGGTGACCTCGTCAAGAACCTCGGCCGTCCCGTTGAGGGTCTCCTCACAGTTGTCGGCGAGGGCGGCGAATATCTCCTTATCCAGCTTGCCCCCAGCCTCACTGGCCTCCTCtctggcctcggcctccCCGGTGTCGGTGTTCCCGTCGGCTCTGTCGTCGCCactgtcggccagaaccTCAAGCGTGACGGCATGGTCGTTGGCGACAACATCCCCAAGGTCCAGGACATCCTCGAGGTCACCGGTACCGATGCTCAGCGTCTCTTGATCCAGCTGAGCCCTGAGGTCGCCTCTCTCGTCTCCGGCCTTAACCTCCCTACCGTGGGTGAGCCCATTGGTGAGGTCGTTGAGGAAGCCAGCTCTATCGGTGAACTCGTCAACCACACCGGTGCCCCCACTGACGAGCTCCTTACTGTCGTTGGCTCAGACGGCAAGGCTCTTCTCATCAAGCTCGCCCCCTCCGTTGCCCACCTCCTGGGCGGTCTCGGCCTCTCCAGCGTCGGTTCTTCCGTTGGCAGCATTATTGCTACCCTCGGCAACAACCTCTAA
- a CDS encoding xenobiotic compound monooxygenase, DszA family (transcript_id=CADANIAT00009014), which produces MGDVNAADGQFGQLNGRKKIILNAFDMSTVGHLSPGQWKNPTDKSATKRKLGYWIELAKLLERGGINAVFLADTYGGYDTYEGKLDECIRRAAQWPVTDPTIPISAMAAVTKNLAFAITASTSFEPPFLLAKRFSTLDHMTDGRIGWNIVTSWKKAAFKAIGLDSPIEHDERYRQADEYLRVLYKLWEGSWAPDAVSPNPETDSYADPDKIRQINHKGKYFSVNSRHIVDPSPQRTPFLFQAGTSAAGSSFAATHAEGIFVSAHSPSVLAPKIAAIRKQAAELGRDPQSIKFFSTFTPILGRTDEEAQAKYEELKKYASVIGGLVLFSGWTGIDVSRLPLDQDITAADSLEAHKVTSTLHSFTTTSEDVPRWTPRVVAEKAAIGGLGPVSVGTPEKVADELERWVREADLDGFNIAYVTTPGTFEDVVNLLVPELRRRGIYSEAPQEGLTAREKVYGVGQAGLRSDHPGSQYKYDVYQEEPPYEGD; this is translated from the exons ATGGGTGATGTCAACGCTGCAGACGGCCAGTTCGGCCAGCTGAACGGCAGGAAGAAAATCATCCTAAACGCATTTGATATGTCCACTGTGGGACATTTGTCTCCTGGGCAATGGAAG AATCCAACCGACAAGTCAGCCACGAAGCGAAAGCTTGGCTATTGGATCGAGCTCGCGAAGCTGCTGGAACGGGGAGGTATTAATGCCGTCTTCCTGGCCGATACTTACGGCGGTTATGATACCTACGAGGGCAAGCTCGATGAATGTATCCGGCGCGCAGCCCAATGGCCCGTCACAGACCCAACCATT CCCATCTCTGCAATGGCAGCCGTGACCAAAAACCTCGCCTTCGCAATCACTGCGTCGACATCATTTGAgcctcctttcctcctcgcAAAACGATTTTCGACATTGGATCATATGACGGACGGCCGGATCGGTTGGAACATCGTCACTTCatggaagaaggctgccTTCAAGGCTATTGGCTTGGACTCTCCAATTGAGCACGACGAGCGGTACCGTCAAGCAGACGAATACCTTCGCGTGCTATACAA GCTCTGGGAGGGATCATGGGCTCCGGATGCTGTCTCCCCGAACCCTGAAACGGATTCCTACGCCGACCCTGACAAGATCCGTCAAATAAACCACAAGGGCAAGTACTTCTCTGTCAACTCGCGCCACATTGTCGACCCATCGCCGCAACGTACACCGTTCCTGTTTCAGGCGGGCACATCAGCGGCAGGATCAAGCTTCGCAGCCACTCATGCAGAGGGAATCTTTGTGTCCGCACACTCACCATCCGTCCTTGCTCCCAAGATTGCTGCTATCCGTAAGCAGGCTGCAGAGCTCGGCCGCGATCCGCAATCGATCAAATTCTTCTCGACGTTTACCCCGATCCTCGGGCGcaccgatgaagaagcgcaggcaAAGtatgaagagctgaagaagtatGCCTCAGTCATCGGAGGACTCGTCTTGTTCAGCGGATGGACAGGCATTGATGTCTCCAGACTGCCCCTGGACCAGGATATCACGGCTGCTGACTCCCTAGAGGCCCACAAGGTCACCAGCACCCTCCACAGCTTTACTACCACGAGTGAAGATGTCCCACGATGGACTCCTCGGGTTGTCGCCGAGAAAGCTGCCATTGGCGGCTTGGGACCAGTTAGTGTAGGAACACCCGAAAAGGTCGCAGATGAGTTGGAACGTTGGGTCAGGGAGGCAGACCTAGACGGATTCAATATTGCGTATGTTACCACGCCCGGAACCTTTGAGGATGTCGTGAACCTCTTGGTACCAGAGCTTCGTCGACGGGGTATCTACTCTGAAGCGCCGCAGGAGGGTTTAACAGCGCGCGAGAAGGTCTATGGGGTCGGCCAGGCCGGGCTGAGGTCCGATCATCCAGGCAGCCAATACAAGTATGATGTGTATCAGGAGGAGCCGCCGTATGAGGGCGACTGA